The sequence GGCCCCATGACCACTCCCGACTCCTCCGGCACGTCCGGGGCGGCCCCCGAGCCCGGCCCCCTGGAGCAGACGCTGCACGCCGCGCGCGCCCGGGTCCTCGCGGACCTCGGCGCGAGCGAGGTGAGCGACGCGCGCGTGGTCTCGCTCGTCGAGGAGGCGGTGACGCAGCGCCGCTGGTGGGTGGAGCAGTGGCCGGACGGCGCCGAGTTCGTCGCCGGACTCGTCGCGCAGGACGTGCAGGACGGCCTCCTGGAGCAGCACGGGCGCTGGCCGCTGTGCCCCGTCTGCACCGAGGACGAGCCGCACGCCCTCGCCGTCGAACCGGAGCTGGGCCCCGACCCGCACTGGGTCTGCGCGGAGGCGGGCGTCCTCGTCGCGCCGGTCGGGGCCCTCGACTCCGTCCCGGGCATCCGGTGACCGTCTACATCGACCCGCCGAACTGGCCGGGGCACGGCCGCATGTGGTCGCACCTCGTCAGCGACGACTCGTACGAGGAACTGCACCGTTTCGCGCGGGCGCTCGGCGTGCCCCGCCGCGCCTTCGACCGCGACCACTACGACCTCCCGGCGCAGCGGTACGCGGACGCCCTCGCGGCGGGAGCCCTCGGGATCGGCAGCAAGGAACTCGTGGCACGCCTCACGGCGGCGGGGCTGCGCCGCCGCAAGACGCGCGGCGAACGGGGGGAGGCGGGGCGGAACCCGTAGACCGGCGGACGGCCGGGCACGTCGCACCGGGCGACCCGGCCCCTACCCGCCCAGCAGCGCCAGCTCCGTCGCCAGGTTCTCGCGCGCCCGCTGCTCCCAGTGGCGGCTTCCGTAGAGGGTGCGGAAGAGGCGGGGCAGGGCGAGGAGGTGACGCAGGACCTCGGCGCGGCCCCGGCGGAACTGCTCCTCGGGGAGGAAGCCGTACTCGTCGCCGACGGCGGAGGCGTACGCCGCGTACTCCTCCGGCGTGCCCGCGAGCACCGCGAGGTCGGCGTCGCACAGCAGCTCGCCGTCCCCGTCGCCCGCCGCCGTCTCGTGGTCCGTGGTGAGCCGTACGAGGCGGGCCACCTCCGCGACGGGCCCGGACGCGAGCCCCGCCTCGCGCAGGGCGCGTTCGGCGAGCGTCGCGCTGCGCTCCTCGTTCTCGGAGCGGTCGGGCCGGTAGACCGCGTCGTGGAACCAGGCCGCGAGCCGCACCGTGTCCGGCTCGCGCACTGTCGCGGCCCACGCGCGTTCCGCCGCCGTGCCGTGCGCGGCGGCCCGCGCGGTCTCGGCGGTGAGCGTGTCGAGGTGCCGCAGCACGGCCCGCAGGTGGTCGAGCGTGTGGTACTTGCGCTGGGGCTCCGCCCAGCGGGCGAGGAGTTCGTCGGCGTACGGCTCCGGGGCGGGCCCGGGTGCCTCGCCCCGTACGCGCAGCAGCGTCACGGCGAAGGCGGCGCGCAGCTCCTCGTACGCCGCCGCACGCCCGGATTCCGCGAGGTCCCGCCCACCGTCCATGCGCCCATTCTCCCCCGCGCCGCCGCGCCCGCGTCCCCGCGCGCCACGGGGGCGGCCCCCGCCGGAGAGGCCCCGCGCGCCCGGACCCGCGACGCCCGCGCCCCGTTCCGCCGCCCGTACGCCCCGGGACGGTGCTGCCCCGGGCCCCGGCCGCCGCGTAGGCTGCCCTCCAGCGCGATTGGACTAGACCGCTTCTCCTCCCGGCGGGACGCCCGGGGGCCTCGCGACGGGGCGAGGTTCCGGAGGAGTGGCCGTTCCTGCCCTGACGCGCGCGACGGCGGGTCCGCGACGCGGCGGGCCCCGGCAGACGGGGGCCCCTGAAGGGTGCCCGGACACGGGACGGACGGGAAGAGGGGCCATGACCATGCCCGAAGGCACAGCCGCACTCCTGGAGGTGATCGCCCTGGACGCGGCGGACGCCAGAGCCGCGCGGGACGGCGGTGCCGACCGCCTGGAACTCGTCAGCGACATGGCGGCCGACGGGCTCACGCCCACCGTCGAGACCTTCCGCGAGATCCGTGCCGCCGTCGCCCTCCCGCTGCGCGTCATGCTGCGCCTGAGCGACGGCTTCGCGGCGGGCGGCACGAGCGGCGTGACCGCGCTCGTGGACCGCGCCACACGGTTGCGGGCGGCGGGCGCGCGGGAGTTCGTGCTCGGCTTCCTCGACCCCGAGGGCGACCCCGACCTCGACACGCTGAAGCGCCTCGCCGACGTCCTCGACGGCTGCGCCTGGACCTTCCACCGCGCCGTGGACCGCAGCCGCGACCGCGAGGCGCTGCGCGCCCAGCTCGACGGACTGCCCGGCCTCGACACCTACCTGACGGCCGGTGCGGCGGGCGGCGTCGACGAGGGGCTGACCGTGCTGTGCGAGGAGGCCGCGCGCGAGGGCGGCCCCGGCTACACGCAGCGCCTTCTCGTGGGCGGCGGCCTGCGCCTCGACCACCTCCCCGCCCTGCGCGCCGCCGGCATCTCCGCCTTCCACATCGGCGGCGCGGCCCGCCCCGCGGGCTGGGACGGGCCGGTCGACGCGGCTGCGGTGGAACGCTGGCGCGAGGCGCTGGGCTGAGGGGGAGGGGCGGGTCGAGCGAGGGCGGGGCCGGGGTGCGGGGCCGTACGGGGCCGGTGGCGAGCTCGTACGTGGGGGCGCCGCCCTGGCCCGTAAGCAGTCCGGCCCGTAAGCAGTCCGGCCCGTAAGCAGTCCGGCCCGTACGGGAACGGCGCCCCGCCAGCCGTACGGCGACAGCGCCCCGTCCCCCGTACGGGCTCGCTGCGCTAGGCCGCGGCCAGGGCCGTCGGCAGTTCCTCCGCGTGGAGCACGGTGAGGCCCGAGACCGCGCGGGTGAGTGCCACGTACAGGCGGCGCAGCCCGGTCGGTTCGTCGGCCTCGCCCGCGACGACGGCGGCCGGTTCGTCGAGCACGACGTAGTCGTACTCCAGGCCCTTGGCGAGCGAGGCGGGGACGAGGGTCAGGCGCGATTCGCGCGTGGTCTCGGTGCCGGGTTCCAGGTGCGCGAGCCCGGCCTCGGCCAGCGCCGCCGCGAGCGCGGGGACGCGCGCGTCGGCGGCGATGAGCCCGATCGAGCCCTCGTGGCCGAGCGCCTCGCGGCAGGCGGCGAGAACGGCGGCGTCGCGCGCGTCCTCGGCGACGTGCCGGACGAGGAGCGAACCGGGCGACTCGCGCACCGAGCGGACCTCGGCGAGATCGGGCGCGATCGCGGGCAGCAGCTTCGACGCGTAGGCGATGACCTCGCGCGGCACGCGGAAACCGGCGGTCAGCTCCTCGATGTGCGCCTCCTCCTTGCCGAGGTGGCGCAGCGCCTCCGCCCAGGTGCGCGTCGCCCACGGCGTCGTGCCCTGGGCGAGGTCGCCGAGGACCGTCGCCGAGCCCGTGCTGCACCTGCGGCCCACCGCCCGGTACTGCATGGGGGAGAGGTCCTGCGCCTCGTCGAGCACGACGTGGCCGAGGGAGTGGGTGCGCTCGACGAGGTCGCGGGCCTCGTCGACGAGGACGGCGTCGGCCGCCGACCACTTCGCGCTCTTCACGGAGCGGGCCGGTTTCGGCCACAGGATCGCTGTCTGCTCCTCGGCGTCGAGCAGCCCTTCGGCGTGCTCCGCGAGGAACTCCGGGTCGCTCAGCAGCCGCAGGACGAGCTTCGCGGGCTCGACTTTCGGCCACACGGCGTTGACCGTCGCCTTGACGGCGGCATTGCGCGCGACGGTGGCCTGCACCCGGTCGTCGGGCGCCTCCCCGGCCCGCTCCATCTGGACGAGGACGGCGTGCGCGAGGCGCTGCGGCAGCGCTTCGCGAGCCGCCCCGTACCGCATGTCGCGGTCGAGCAGCTCGCGCACCAGCTCCTCCACCTCGTACACCGCGAGGCGCCAGCGCCGCGAGCCGCGCACCACGACCACGCCCTCCGTGGGCATCGACACGTGCGCGCGCAGCGCCCGCCGCAGCACCTCGGCCATGCGCGCGTCGCCCTTCACGGTCGCGGCCCGCGCGTCGTCCTCGCCTCGCACCTCGACTCCCGGCACGGCGACGAGATCGGCCACGGTCGCCTGCCGCACCTCCATCTCGCCGAGCGCCGGCAGCACCTGCTCGATGTAGCTCAGGAACGACCGGTTCGGGCCGATCACGAGCGTTCCGGTGCGGGCGAGCCGGTCGCGATGGGCGTAGAGGAGGAACGCGACACGGTGCAGACCGACCGCTGTCTTCCCGGTGCCGGGACCGCCCTGCACGCAGACGGTGCCGCTGAGGTCGCTACGGACGATGCCGTCCTGCTCGGGCTGGATCGTCGCGACGATGTCGCGCATCGGACCCACGCGCGGGCGCTCGATCTCGCGTTGCAGGAGCTTGCTCGTCCCCGGATCGCTCTGCTCGGAACCGGGCCCGGAGAGCACCTCGTCCTCGTACGCGGTCAGCTCGCCGCCGGTGTAGCCGAAGCGCCGCCGCCGCCCGACGTCCATCGGCCGCTGCCGCGACGCCTGGTAGTACGCGGTCGACACGGGCGCGCGCCAGTCGATGACGAGCGGATCGCCGTCCGCGTCGTGCACGTGCCGCCGCCCGATGTAGAAGCGCTCGCCCTCAGCGCCCTCGGCGTCCTTGAGCCCCGGGGGGCGGGTGAAGTCGAGCCGCCCGAAGAAGAGCGGCGTGTCGGCGAGGTCCGCGAGCGCCTTGACGCGCTCCTCGATCTGCGCCTGGAGCACGGCGGCGTTGACCCAGTTCGCGGTCACGTCGCGGATGTCGAGGTTCTCCGTCTCCTCGCGCATCACGCGCAGCGCGGCCCGGGAGACGGAGAGGTGCGCGCGCTCGCGGGCAAGGGGGTCGCCGCCGGTATCGGGCGGGGGACCGGCGGGCACGGTGCCGGGCGGCGGGTCCGTGGGCGTGCCGCCGGATGGGGGGTCGGCGGGTGCGGTGGACGGTGACGACGCGGACGGGTGACTCACGGTACGGCCTCCTGCCGGAAGGGCGCGCGCGGCCGTGCGCCACCTCCCGCGGGCACGGCGCGCGTGGGCGCGACGTGCGCGCGCAGGGCGGAAGGCGGTGGCGCCGCGCGAACGGCGAACGAACGAGACGAACGGCCCGGCCGCCGGGAACCGGCCAGGGGCCGGGGCGGTCGCGGTCGCCGAGTTGCCGCCGGTTTCCGTCCGGCAGGCGGCACTCCACGGGAGGGAGGCGACAGACGCGCGATTGTAGGGGAGAGGGCGGTGGGAGCCCAAATGGGGGCGCGGGCTGGGCGACGGGGCGCGACGGGCCAGGCGTACTCAGGGCTCTCCCGGTGGCCCGGCTGAGGAAGGCGAGAGGGGCCGAGGCGGCGGAGGGGGATGCGCGCGCGAACGGGGCCGCCACGCATCCCGCCGGAGCCCGGCCCCGCCGCCCCGCCGCCGGGGCCCCGCCACCGGAGCGGCGTGGCCGGGCGGTCGTCCGGGGGCCGCCCGGCCGGACGCCCGTCGGCTCAGCTCTCCTTCGACAGCTCGTCCGCGTCCACGATGCGGTACGCGTAGCCCTGTTCGGCGAGGAAGCGCTGCCGGTGCGCGGCGAAGTCCTGGTCGATCGTGTCGCGCGCGACGACCGAGTAGAAGCGCGCCTCGTGCCCGTCCGCCTTCGGCCGCAGCACCCGGCCGAGCCGCTGCGCCTCCTCCTGCCGCGAGCCGAAGGTGCCGGAGACCTGGATGGCCACCGTCGCCTCGGGCAGGTCGATGGAGAAGTTGGCCACCTTGGACACGACGAGGACGGAGATCTCGCCCTCGCGGAAGGCGTTGAAGAGCTTCTCGCGCTGCGCGTTGCTCGTCTCGCCCTTGATCACGGGGGCGTCCAGCTCGGCGCCCAGCTCGTCGAGCTGGTCGATGTACTGGCCGATCACCAGGGTCTGCTCCCCCTGGTGCTGCTTGACCAGCTCCCGCGTCACGCGCTGCTTGCTCGGCGTCGTGGCACAGAAGCGGTACTTCTCCTCGGTCTCGGCCGTCGCGTAGGCGAGGCGTTCCGACTCGGTGAGATTGACCCGTACCTCGACGCAGTCCGCCGGGGCGATGTAGCCCTGCGCCTCGATCTCCTTCCACGGCGCGTCGAACCGCTTGGGCCCGATGAGCGAGAAGACGTCCGACTCGCGGCCGTCCTCACGCACCAGCGTCGCCGTGAGCCCGAGCCGCCGCCGGGCCTGGAGGTCCGCGGTGAACTTGAAGACGGGCGCGGGCAGCAGGTGCACCTCGTCGTAGACGATGAGGCCCCAGTCCCGCGAGTCGAAGAGCTCGAGGTGCGGGTAGACACCCTTCCGCTTCGTCGTCAGCACCTGGTACGTGGCGATGGTGACGGGCCGGATCTCCTTCTTCGTCCCGCTGTACTCGCCGATCTCGTCCTCGGTGAGCGAGGTGCGCTTGACCAGCTCGTGCTTCCACTGCCGGGCGGACACGGTGTTCGTGACGAGGATCAGTGTCGTGGCCTTCGCCTCGGCCATCGCGCCCGCGCCGACGAGCGTCTTGCCCGCCCCGCAGGGCAGGACGACGACGCCGGAGCCGCCGTGCCAGAAGTTGTCCACGGCCTGCTTCTGGTAGGGGCGCAGGGACCAGCCGTCCTCCGCGAGGTCGATGGCGTGTGCCTCCCCGTCGACGTAACCGGCGAGGTCCTCGGCGGGCCAGCCGAGCTTCAGCAGGGTCTGCTTGATCTGCCCGCGCTCGGAGGGGTGCACGGCGACGGTGTCCGCGTCGATGCGCTGCCCCACCAGCGGCTGGACCCGCTTGGAGCGCAGCACCTCTTCGAGGACGGGGCGGTCGGTGCTGCTCAGCACCAGGCCGTGGGTGGGGTGCTTGTGGAGGCTGAGCCGGCCGTAGCGGGCCATCGTCTCGGCGATGTCCACGAGGAGCGCGTGGGGGACGGGGTAGCGGGAGTACTCGACGAGCGCGTCCACGACCTGTTCGGCGTCGTGACCGGCGGCGCGGGCGTTCCACAGGCCGAGGGGGGTGATCCGGTAGGTGTGGATGTGTTCCGGGGCGCGTTCGAGTTCGGCGAAGGGGGCGATGACCCGGCGGCACGCGTCCGCGCGCTCATGGTCGACTTCGAGCAGCAGAGTCTTGTCGCTCTGCACGATCAGGCAGGACACGCATACCTCCGTGGGCGGGATCGTCCCTCCGTGGGCGGGGATCGTCCGATGACTTGGCCGGGCGTCCGGCGCGCGACGAGTGCCGCACCGCGCTCGGCGCCGCCGCAGGCCGGTCGCGGGCCCCCTTCGGGGCCCTGTCCCTGCCGTGGCCGCGTCTGCGCGCGAAACAAGGAAGTCTACCTCCGCACGCTTCCCGCCCGCCGGGCCTCGGGGCGCGGAGGTGGGCGGGATCACGCGGCGTGGTCACTGGGCGGTGCCGGCGAGGAGCCAGCGCACAGTGCGCACCTCCAGAAGGACGCGGGCGCCCGCGCCGGGGCGCGATGCGGAGACGTCCCATCCGTACTTCTCGCGGAAGGCCGCGACGATCTCCGGCGGGAACGGTGTCGTGAGGACGCGTGTCGTGCCCTCGGCGACGAGGGGGTGGTCGCCGTCCTCCAGAGCGAGGGACACCGTGGGCGACCTCCGTATGTTGCGGATCTTGACCGCTCGCTCGTCGCTGCCGATCCACCAGCGGCCGAGGTGGTGGACGAACCACACGGGAGTCACGTGCGGGGTGCCGTTGGCGCGCGAGGTGCACAGCCACACGTTGCGTTCACGGGCGAGCCGGGTCGCGGCCTCCGAGTCCGGCGCCGGGGAGGCGTGCGGTGCCGGCGAGGGGTGCGGGGCGCCGAAGGGCTGGGATGCCTCCGGATGCGGTGGGCAGGGCTCCGACACGGCGGACGCCTGTGCGCCCGGCAGCGTCGGGTCCGGCTCCGGCGGGCCTGCCAGCGTTGCGCCCGGCCGCGGTGGACCGGGCCGCGGTACCGCCTCGGTGCTCTGCTGTGGGAGGCCGTCGGCGGCGTCTGCGGCGGGATGTCTTCCGGGTGTGTCCTGGTGGGCGTTCACCGACTCATCCCAGCACTCCTGTCCCTTCCCGCACATCGGTCGCGGGGCGGGGACGCTCCTCGGCCCGGGGACGGAGCGGCGGCCGGGCGTGCGGGGGCAACGGCCGTGTGTGGGAGAGGCGTTGGGGTAAGCGGCCGGTATGACGAGGGCTGGGCGGGACGAGCGGGCGAAGCCGGACGCGGGGTCCGGGGCGGCGGAACGGCACGGGCGGTGGCAGGCGTGGGCGCGGCGTGGGCGCTTCCGTCCGGCCTCCGTGGCGCCCCGGGCGGAGCCTGCCGTCGGTGCGGCTGCGGACGGTGCCGGGGACGGCGCTGTGGTGGTGCGCAGGTCCTGGGGCCGGGCACTGCTGCTCGGACTGACGATGGTGGTGGCGTTCCTGCTGCTCGTGGCGTTCTCGGCGGTGCTCGCGAAGCTGACGCTCACCCCCTCGCCCGCCTCGGACGGCCTCGCGGGCTCGAACCTGCATCCGGGGCACTCGCTGCGGCAGTACGCGGAGGAGTACACGTTCCTCGCGGCCTGCAAGCAGGTCGGCGGGAACCTGCTGCTCGGTGCCCCCTTCGGGGTCCTGCTGCCGCTCCTCGTACCGCGCAGGATGCGCCTGGTGCGGGTGTTCGTCGTGACCCTGCTCGTCATGTCGCTCGTCGAGCTGGCGCAGGGGGCGGTGATCGAGGGCCGGGCCTTCGACGTGGACGACGTCATCCTGAACACGGCGGGGGCGCTGCTCGGGTACGCGTTCCTCGGCCGCCGCCTGTCCCGCTCGCTGCGTCGCCGCACGGACCCCCGCCCGTCCCGCGTCCGCCGCATCCGGAAGCGGACCGGCCCGCGACCGGAGACCGCCCCACGGCCGGAGACCGTCCCGGGGCCCCAGGCCCCGGCGAAGCCTGCGGCGGGTCCTGCCGTCCCGGGGCGGCTCGCCCGCCTGCGCGCGTCGACGGCCCGCGTCCTGCCCACCCGCCGCGGCGCAGAGGCGGAGCCGAAGCCGAAGACGGGACTCTCCGGCCCCGCGGCCTGAGAGGACCGCGAGCGACGAAGGACCCGCGAGGAGCGGGAGACCCACGCGGTCGGCGCTCACCTGTGGGCACCGGTTCCGCGCCACGGCCCGGGCGGTGCCGGTGCGGGTGTCGCCGCCCGTCGTCAGCCGCCCCCGCCCTGCCCCGAGGCCGGTGTCGGTTCGCCCTCCGCCGGGGCGGGGAGTTCGGCGACGCCGGTGACGCGGTGCAGCGGGTAGGTGCGGAGTTCCTCGGCGGTGTGGTCGTAGGCGGTGACGAAGCCGCCCTCGACCCGGACCGGGGCGATGAGACGGCGGTCGGCGGCGCCTTCCGCGTCGATGTAGCCGATCCAGACGGACTCGCCCGTGAGGACGGCGTTCTGGAGGGTGACGAGGGTTTCGGAGGCGGAGCTGCGGGGCGGTTCGGAGGGCGTGACGAGCCCGGCCGGGGGCGCCGGCGGAGGGGTGGTCACCGCCGTGTCACCGGCCCGGATGGCCCGTACGGCCGCCGCGAGCATCGTCTGCCCCGGGCGTGCGCCGCCCTCGCCGACCGGCTCCGGGGCGCGGCGCGGCGGAGTGCGGTGCCGCGCGCTGGAGCGTACGAGGACGTCCCCGCCCGGTCCTTCGGCGGCCGGGGCGAAACCGAGGCCGCGCAGACCGTCGAGGAGCACGGCGGGTTCCGAGGGCGAGGCGGCGACGGTCGGCGCGAGGCGGCGCAGCCGCAGCGTCTCCGAGCGCCGGTCGGCGAGGATCTCGTCGAGCACGGTGGCCTCTTCGCACCGTACGTACGAGGAGGCGGCGCCGACGCGGAGATGACCGTGGCGGCGGGCGACGTCGTCGACGAGGTACGCGAGGGGCTGCGGGACGGGGGTGAGGGAGTGGGTGGTGAGGAACTCGTGGATCGCCTCGGCGGAGTAGCCCGCGTCGAGGGAACGGCGCACGGAGCCGGGCGTGAAGCGGTAGACGGTCGCGCCGCCCTTGGACTCGACGTCGGCGAGGAGGGCGAGGCGTTCGGCGAGGGGGCGCTGGAGCGGACCCGGTGCGACGGCCGTCAGGTCGGCCTGGAGGAGTACGTGGTCCAGCGGCGGGGGCAGCAGTTCGGCGAGCATGTCGACGAGCGCCGTGTCCTGCCCGGCCAGGAGCGCGCGCCCCTGCCGGGTCAGGGCCCCGCGCCCGGTGACGCCGAGGAGTTCGGCCTCGTCGAGCGTCCAGCCCGCGATTCGGGTCCGCAGGTCGTTCTCGTGCGCGGCGCCGCGCAGCGGGCGCTCCCAGCGCAGCCGGGCGAGTAGCGAGTCCGGCTCGGGCACGCTGCCCGGGGAGAGTTCCGCGAGGAGCGCGAGGACGCGGTGGCGGACCTCGGGCGCCGCGGTGCGGTCGAGGTGCGGGCCGAGCGCGGAGAGCGTGCGGTCCTTGCTGTCGCTGCCGCCGACGAGCCCCGAGGTGCGGGTCGCGCCGAGCCACGCGGTGGCGAGCACGGCCCAGCGGCGGGCGGGCGGCAGATCGAGCCACTCGTCGAAGTACGGGGTCGGCGCGTAGTGCTCGTCGGCCTCGCCGTCGGCGGCGACGAGCCCTGCCGCGTAGGCGAGTTCGAGCCAGAAGGCGGCGATGTCCTCGGAGGTCTCCAGGTATCCGGCGGTGCGCTTGAGGTCGCGCTGGCTCAGGCCGCCCGCGCGGAGCACGGCCGGGCCGACGTCCTTCGTCCGCGACCACGACTGGCGCGGCGAGCCCCACTCCTTGAGCAGGTCCTCGAGCGTCTGGAGCGCGGTGTACGCCTGCCCGGCCGCCGCCGCGTCCGCCTCGCGTTCCTCGCGCACGGCGCGGACGGCGATCGCCGGCGGCTCGGGCTCGACGGCGCGGTGGGCGCGCCCGCCGCGCAGGTGCAGGGCGACCTCGCGCGGCAGGACGACGGTCCCCGGCGCGGTCGGCACGAGCAGGCCGTGGTCCAGGAGCCAGCGCAGGTGCGTCGCCGGATGCGCGGTGACCTGCCCGTACGGCGGCCCCCACACGAGGCGGCCGAGCACCTCGACGGCGTCGGCGGGGGCCTCGTCGAGGAGCGCGCCGAGCCGCGCGGGGTCGGTGAAGAGCGCGGTGAGCGCCTGGACGGCGGTCACCGAGTCGTGCGTCGAGCCCAGTCCGGCCTCGGTCAGGATGACCTGGAGCCGCCCCGGGGACATCCCGGCGGTGGCCTCGGCGAGGCTCGGGCCGAGGCCGGTGGGGGAGGGGTGGGCCGCGCTCGGGGCGAGGAGTTCCCGCGCGGTGCGGACGAGGCGCAGCCGCTCGTCCGGGCCCCAGACGAGGGCGCGTTCGCGCAGCAGGGCCAGCGTCCGCGGCAGGGTCTCCACGGTGACGGGGTCGCCCTCGTCGCCGGTCAGGAGACCTTCGAGCAGGCTGTAGGGGGCGGGATCGGGGGCGACGGCGAGTGCCTCGGCCGTCTGGAGGGCGAAACGGTCGAGCCGTTCCAGCGCGCGCAGTACGGAGGCACGGGTTGCGGCACGGGTCGCGAGCTGTGTCAGGTCGACAGGTACCGGGTTGAGCAGATCGGGCCGCGCGCGCAGCAGCGCGACGAGCGAGGCGTCGTCACGTACCCGCAGGGCTTCGGCGAGCGAACGCGGTCCCGGCCGCGTGGCCGGTCCGTCCTCGGTTGGTGCAGGGCTGCTCATCCCGCCCACGGTAGCGGGTGCGAGGGGCGGCGGGTGGGTGCGAGACGGCTCGGGTGTCGTGGACCCGTCCCGCGACGGGGCTCCGGACGGCTTCGGGACGGGGCGTTTCCGCGCCTGGCCCGGGTGGCCTCCCGCCCGCGCGGGCCGGGCCGCCGCCCGTACGGGGGACGCGCCCCGGCGCCGGTGACGCGCGTTCCCGTCAACGCGTCACGCGCCCGTCACCTGCGCCGGAGGCGCCCCCGTATCCCCGTGCGAGGGGGTGATCCGGGCCCGATACCCCCTTCGGCCGGGCCGAGTTCGGTACCGTCGTCGCAGCAGGATGCGCGAGGGCTGTCGGACGTGGTGGAGGGGCAGCGGTGGGGATCGAGACTGATCAGCTCGTCTTCGACTACCTGAGCCGGGTCGGGGATCTGGCGCAGCAACAGCAGTTGCCGGCCGGGGAGCGGATGCGGCTCGTGGCGGGCCTGCGCGGGG comes from Streptomyces sp. Tu6071 and encodes:
- a CDS encoding DUF4031 domain-containing protein, whose protein sequence is MTVYIDPPNWPGHGRMWSHLVSDDSYEELHRFARALGVPRRAFDRDHYDLPAQRYADALAAGALGIGSKELVARLTAAGLRRRKTRGERGEAGRNP
- a CDS encoding copper homeostasis protein CutC; the encoded protein is MTMPEGTAALLEVIALDAADARAARDGGADRLELVSDMAADGLTPTVETFREIRAAVALPLRVMLRLSDGFAAGGTSGVTALVDRATRLRAAGAREFVLGFLDPEGDPDLDTLKRLADVLDGCAWTFHRAVDRSRDREALRAQLDGLPGLDTYLTAGAAGGVDEGLTVLCEEAAREGGPGYTQRLLVGGGLRLDHLPALRAAGISAFHIGGAARPAGWDGPVDAAAVERWREALG
- a CDS encoding HelD family protein codes for the protein MPAGPPPDTGGDPLARERAHLSVSRAALRVMREETENLDIRDVTANWVNAAVLQAQIEERVKALADLADTPLFFGRLDFTRPPGLKDAEGAEGERFYIGRRHVHDADGDPLVIDWRAPVSTAYYQASRQRPMDVGRRRRFGYTGGELTAYEDEVLSGPGSEQSDPGTSKLLQREIERPRVGPMRDIVATIQPEQDGIVRSDLSGTVCVQGGPGTGKTAVGLHRVAFLLYAHRDRLARTGTLVIGPNRSFLSYIEQVLPALGEMEVRQATVADLVAVPGVEVRGEDDARAATVKGDARMAEVLRRALRAHVSMPTEGVVVVRGSRRWRLAVYEVEELVRELLDRDMRYGAAREALPQRLAHAVLVQMERAGEAPDDRVQATVARNAAVKATVNAVWPKVEPAKLVLRLLSDPEFLAEHAEGLLDAEEQTAILWPKPARSVKSAKWSAADAVLVDEARDLVERTHSLGHVVLDEAQDLSPMQYRAVGRRCSTGSATVLGDLAQGTTPWATRTWAEALRHLGKEEAHIEELTAGFRVPREVIAYASKLLPAIAPDLAEVRSVRESPGSLLVRHVAEDARDAAVLAACREALGHEGSIGLIAADARVPALAAALAEAGLAHLEPGTETTRESRLTLVPASLAKGLEYDYVVLDEPAAVVAGEADEPTGLRRLYVALTRAVSGLTVLHAEELPTALAAA
- a CDS encoding DNA repair helicase XPB, producing the protein MSCLIVQSDKTLLLEVDHERADACRRVIAPFAELERAPEHIHTYRITPLGLWNARAAGHDAEQVVDALVEYSRYPVPHALLVDIAETMARYGRLSLHKHPTHGLVLSSTDRPVLEEVLRSKRVQPLVGQRIDADTVAVHPSERGQIKQTLLKLGWPAEDLAGYVDGEAHAIDLAEDGWSLRPYQKQAVDNFWHGGSGVVVLPCGAGKTLVGAGAMAEAKATTLILVTNTVSARQWKHELVKRTSLTEDEIGEYSGTKKEIRPVTIATYQVLTTKRKGVYPHLELFDSRDWGLIVYDEVHLLPAPVFKFTADLQARRRLGLTATLVREDGRESDVFSLIGPKRFDAPWKEIEAQGYIAPADCVEVRVNLTESERLAYATAETEEKYRFCATTPSKQRVTRELVKQHQGEQTLVIGQYIDQLDELGAELDAPVIKGETSNAQREKLFNAFREGEISVLVVSKVANFSIDLPEATVAIQVSGTFGSRQEEAQRLGRVLRPKADGHEARFYSVVARDTIDQDFAAHRQRFLAEQGYAYRIVDADELSKES
- a CDS encoding pyridoxamine 5'-phosphate oxidase family protein → MSEPCPPHPEASQPFGAPHPSPAPHASPAPDSEAATRLARERNVWLCTSRANGTPHVTPVWFVHHLGRWWIGSDERAVKIRNIRRSPTVSLALEDGDHPLVAEGTTRVLTTPFPPEIVAAFREKYGWDVSASRPGAGARVLLEVRTVRWLLAGTAQ
- a CDS encoding VanZ family protein yields the protein MVVRRSWGRALLLGLTMVVAFLLLVAFSAVLAKLTLTPSPASDGLAGSNLHPGHSLRQYAEEYTFLAACKQVGGNLLLGAPFGVLLPLLVPRRMRLVRVFVVTLLVMSLVELAQGAVIEGRAFDVDDVILNTAGALLGYAFLGRRLSRSLRRRTDPRPSRVRRIRKRTGPRPETAPRPETVPGPQAPAKPAAGPAVPGRLARLRASTARVLPTRRGAEAEPKPKTGLSGPAA
- a CDS encoding helicase C-terminal domain-containing protein, with product MSSPAPTEDGPATRPGPRSLAEALRVRDDASLVALLRARPDLLNPVPVDLTQLATRAATRASVLRALERLDRFALQTAEALAVAPDPAPYSLLEGLLTGDEGDPVTVETLPRTLALLRERALVWGPDERLRLVRTARELLAPSAAHPSPTGLGPSLAEATAGMSPGRLQVILTEAGLGSTHDSVTAVQALTALFTDPARLGALLDEAPADAVEVLGRLVWGPPYGQVTAHPATHLRWLLDHGLLVPTAPGTVVLPREVALHLRGGRAHRAVEPEPPAIAVRAVREEREADAAAAGQAYTALQTLEDLLKEWGSPRQSWSRTKDVGPAVLRAGGLSQRDLKRTAGYLETSEDIAAFWLELAYAAGLVAADGEADEHYAPTPYFDEWLDLPPARRWAVLATAWLGATRTSGLVGGSDSKDRTLSALGPHLDRTAAPEVRHRVLALLAELSPGSVPEPDSLLARLRWERPLRGAAHENDLRTRIAGWTLDEAELLGVTGRGALTRQGRALLAGQDTALVDMLAELLPPPLDHVLLQADLTAVAPGPLQRPLAERLALLADVESKGGATVYRFTPGSVRRSLDAGYSAEAIHEFLTTHSLTPVPQPLAYLVDDVARRHGHLRVGAASSYVRCEEATVLDEILADRRSETLRLRRLAPTVAASPSEPAVLLDGLRGLGFAPAAEGPGGDVLVRSSARHRTPPRRAPEPVGEGGARPGQTMLAAAVRAIRAGDTAVTTPPPAPPAGLVTPSEPPRSSASETLVTLQNAVLTGESVWIGYIDAEGAADRRLIAPVRVEGGFVTAYDHTAEELRTYPLHRVTGVAELPAPAEGEPTPASGQGGGG